The following proteins are co-located in the Meleagris gallopavo isolate NT-WF06-2002-E0010 breed Aviagen turkey brand Nicholas breeding stock chromosome 13, Turkey_5.1, whole genome shotgun sequence genome:
- the SLC9A5 gene encoding sodium/hydrogen exchanger 5, with protein AAWILVASLAKIVFHLSRKVTSVVPESCLLILLGLGLGGIVLAVAKKPKYQLEPNMFFLFLLPPIVLDSGYFMPSRLFFDNIGAILTYAVVGTLWNSFTTGTALWGLHQAGLMDPGVEAGLMDFLLFGSLISAVDPVAVLAVFEEVHVNETLFIIVFGESLLNDAVTVVLYKVFNSFVELGPAHIHATDYVKGVASFFLVSLGGTAVGLLFAFLLALITRFTKRVRIIEPLFVFLLAYVAYLAAEMVSLSAILAVTFCGICCKKYVEANISQKSRTTVKYTMKTLASSSETIIFMFLGMSAVDTSKWTWDTALVLGTLFFILLFRAVGVVLQTYVLNRFRLIPLDRIDQVVMSYGGLRGAVAFALVILLDKAKVKAKDYFVATTIVVVFFTVIVQGLTIKPLVTWLKVKRSDHHKPTLNEELHEHAFDHILAAVEDIVGHHGYHYWRDKWEQFDKKYLSQLLMRKSAYKLRDEIWDVYYKLNIRDAISFVDQGGHVLSAAKLALPSMPSRTSMSESSVTNLLRESGSGACLDLQVIDTVRSRRDKEDAAMHHVLRGSLYKPRRRYKASYSRHFISPDKQERQDKEIFRQNMKRRLETFKSTKHNVCSSKTKARLKEKGRKKKNISLPSDAPNGRTHRNVPWQEAAPVLVTVSSDEEESDSSETEREDDEGIVFIARATDEVLQGKATPGSLDVCPSPCIIPPSPTLAEKELPWKGDQADLAVYVSSETTKIVPVDMQKAWNQSISSLESIASPPGIETGAQHRRFTRPMLEKQPQSASQATPEQVSRFQFPSHISKSSRSKSDSSPEGVEQQELQPLMGTEEQGRGLPPAEHRRLAFSRASHI; from the exons GCCGCCTGGATCCTGGTGGCCAGCCTGGCCAAGATCG tGTTCCACCTGTCCAGAAAGGTGACATCCGTCGTGCCGGAGAGCTGCCTCCTCATCCTGCTGGGGCTGGGCCTGGGCGGCATCGTGTTGGCCGTGGCCAAGAAACCCAAATACCAGCTGGAGCCCAACAtgttcttcctcttcctcctgccccCCATCGTCCTGGACTCGGGCTACTTCATGCCCAGCCGCTTGTTCTTCGACAACATCGGCGCCATCCTCACCTACGCAGTTGTGGGCACGCTCTGGAACTCCTTCACCACCGGCACCGCGCTGTGGGGCCTGCACCAGGCAGGGCTGATGG ATCCAGGTGTGGAAGCTGGGCTGATGGATTTCCTGCTCTTCGGCAGCCTCATCTCGGCTGTGGACCCTGTGGCGGTGTTGGCAGTTTTTGAAGAGGTCCACGTAAACGAGACCCTCTTCATCATTGTGTTTGGCGAGTCCCTCCTGAATGATGCTGTCACAGTG GTGCTGTACAAGGTCTTCAACTCTTTTGTGGAGCTTGGCCCAGCACACATCCATGCCACGGACTATGTGAAGGGGGTAG cctccttctTTCTGGTGAGTCTGGGGGGCACGGCCGTGGGGCTGCTCTTCGCCTTCCTTCTGGCCCTCATCACACGGTTCACCAAACGTGTGCGCATCATCGAGCCGCTCTTCGTCTTCCTCCTGGCCTATGTTGCCTACCTGGCTGCCGAGATGGTCTCGCTCTCCGCCATCCTGGC AGTCACCTTCTGTGGGATCTGCTGCAAGAAGTACGTGGAAGccaacatctcccagaaatcCCGCACCACGGTCAAGTACACCATGAAGACGCTGGCCAGCAGCTCAGAGACCATCATCTTCATGTTTCTGGGCATGTCAGCTGTGGACACTTCCAAGTGGACATGGGACACCGCGCTGGTGCTGGGCACCCTGTTCTTTATCCTGCTCTTCAGAGCTGTGG GTGTTGTCCTCCAGACTTATGTCCTCAACCGCTTCCGCCTCATCCCCCTGGACAGGATTGACCAGGTGGTCATGTCATACGGTGGCCTCCGTGGAGCCGTCGCCTTCGCCCTGGTCATCCTGCTGGACAAGGCAAAGGTGAAAGCCAAGGACTACTTTGTGGCAACGACCATCGTGGTGGTGTTCTTCACTGTCATCGTGCAG ggcctcaccatCAAACCACTGGTGACGTGGCTGAAGGTGAAACGCAGCGACCACCACAAACCCACACTGAACGAGGAGCTACACGAGCAT GCCTTTGACCACATCCTGGCAGCAGTGGAGGACATCGTGGGACACCACGGCTACCACTACTGGCGGGACAA GTGGGAGCAGTTTGACAAAAAGTACCTGAGCCAGCTCCTGATGAGGAAATCTGCCTACAAGCTGCGGGATGAGATCTGGGATGTCTACTACAAGCTGAACATCCGTGATGCCATCAGCTTTGTGGACCAG GGTGGCCACGTGCTGTCAGCTGCCAAGCTGGCACTGCCCTCCATGCCCAGCCGCACATCCATGTCAGAGTCGTCGGTTACAAACCTGCT GAGGGAGAGCGGGAGTGGTGCATGCCTGGACCTGCAGGTGATCGACACGGTGCGGAGCCGGCGGGACAAGGAGGATGCAGCCATGCACCACGTGCTGCGTGGGAGCCTCTACAAGCCCCGGCGGCGG TACAAGGCCAGCTACAGCCGTCACTTCATCTCTCCAGATAAACAAGAACGCCAAGATAAAGAAATCTTCCGGCAGAACATGAAGAGGCgcctggagactttcaagtcCACCAAGCACAATGTCTGCTCCTCCAAGACCAAAGCCAGGCTGAAggaaaagggcaggaagaag AAAAACATCTCTCTGCCCAGCGATGCACCCAATGGGAGGACGCACAGAAACGTCCCCTGGCAGGAGGCGG ctcctgtgctggTGACGGTCAGCTCTGATGAGGAGGAGAGCGATAGctcagagacagagagagaggatGATGAAGGGATTGTGTTCATCGCTCGTGCCACCGATGAGGTCCTGCAGGGAAAGGCAACCCCAG GCAGCTTGGATGTCTGTCCCAGCCCCTGCATCATCCCACCATCACCCACCTTGGCAGAGAAGGAGCTGCCATGGAAAGGAGACCAGGCTGACCTGGCTGTTTACGTCTCCTCGGAGACCACCAAAATCGTGCCGGTGGATATGCAGAAAGCATGGAACCAAAGCATCTCCTCCCTGGAGAGCATCGCCTCTCCTCCAGGCATCGAGacaggagcacagcacaggagGTTCACCCGCCCCATGCTGGAGAAGCAGCCACAGTCAGCAAGCCAGGCGACGCCGGAGCAGGTCTCACGTTTCCAGTTCCCCAGCCATATATCCAAGAGCAGCAGGTCGAAGAGCGACAGCAGCCCCGAGGGtgtggagcagcaggagctgcagcccctgatgggcacagaggagcagggcagggggcTGCCCCCCGCTGAGCACCGGCGGCTTGCATTCAGCAGAGCCAGCCACATCTGA